Proteins from a single region of Cystobacter fuscus DSM 2262:
- the ubiE gene encoding bifunctional demethylmenaquinone methyltransferase/2-methoxy-6-polyprenyl-1,4-benzoquinol methylase UbiE, which produces MSTEVRQMFSSIATRYDVTNEVLSLGIHRLWRRKAVRLSGAKPGDAVLDCATGTGDLALAFKRQVGEAGRVMGTDFCKEMLDSAPAKAEREGLRVEFQVADAMALPFADNSFDVASIAFGIRNVDDPVKCLSEMARVVRPGGRVVVLEFGQPTGFFGALFRFYSKVVMPRVGGLLTGNRAAYEYLPRTSAAFPAGERFLGLMEQSGGYKERVAHPLTFGTSYVYVGTVR; this is translated from the coding sequence ATGAGCACCGAAGTACGTCAGATGTTCTCCTCCATCGCCACGCGTTATGACGTGACGAACGAGGTGTTGTCGCTCGGCATCCACCGCCTGTGGCGGCGCAAGGCGGTGCGGCTGAGCGGCGCGAAGCCCGGAGATGCCGTGCTCGACTGCGCCACCGGCACCGGAGACCTGGCGCTGGCCTTCAAGCGCCAGGTGGGCGAGGCGGGGCGTGTGATGGGCACCGACTTCTGCAAGGAGATGCTGGACAGCGCTCCGGCCAAGGCCGAGCGCGAGGGGCTGCGCGTGGAGTTCCAGGTCGCCGACGCCATGGCCCTGCCCTTCGCGGACAACAGCTTCGACGTGGCCTCCATCGCCTTTGGCATCCGCAACGTGGATGATCCGGTGAAGTGCCTGAGCGAGATGGCCCGGGTGGTACGCCCCGGAGGCCGGGTGGTGGTGCTGGAGTTCGGCCAGCCCACGGGCTTCTTCGGCGCCCTGTTCCGCTTCTACAGCAAGGTCGTCATGCCGCGCGTGGGCGGGCTGCTCACCGGCAACCGGGCCGCCTACGAGTACCTGCCGCGCACCTCCGCCGCTTTCCCGGCGGGCGAAAGATTCCTGGGCCTTATGGAGCAGTCCGGCGGCTATAAGGAAAGAGTGGCCCATCCCCTGACGTTCGGGACATCCTACGTCTATGTCGGTACCGTCCGCTGA